The following proteins are encoded in a genomic region of Mycoplasmopsis columbinasalis:
- a CDS encoding lipoprotein 17-related variable surface protein, with the protein MKLKKFSFLLSATAATVAVPLVAVSCGKTATTEVTAQGELDKITAVAFTGTDQANTSVNDVTNEQLKLKAGEADYKAPTGSDVKVAFEITTRLAVDGSLKVKVSVQKGAETPLTKELSLTGFKAEPAAQNVTQEQVNTEAAKITAVEYNGTETSAKDKVLPSQVDDAKLVAKAGEQNYVLPVGGSWATEFVKTPDDVAGTLKVKVKVTSGTLFAESKEVTLDGFLTSANKKAAEVQAEANKITAVEYLGAGEKAKDKVLPSAVTVTKTNFKAKENDKDYVVPAAVGEKVWSWDVVKVSAEDAKGKLTVKVKVTFDDVSRESKDIVLEGFLTSDQKAVNDAKTAITSADYADKASVLPSTADVTKFSVTQAPAAGIAVSYEIVANSQNDASGTLKVKATLTKGDKTAVTGELEVSGFLTTAQDAAAKKAKADAEATRLAATNVTYSGSLTWASVDEFVAAFNNSEASGQTLREAFTFADVAEGYRAVFKDGAVKKQTMSLKQLLNLQLASVVKLLKKKLLTLWFLSLNHHKINYNTIF; encoded by the coding sequence GTGAAACTCAAAAAATTCTCATTCTTATTGTCTGCTACTGCTGCAACAGTTGCAGTACCATTAGTTGCTGTTTCATGTGGTAAAACCGCAACAACAGAAGTTACAGCACAAGGCGAGCTCGACAAAATTACAGCAGTAGCTTTCACTGGAACAGACCAAGCTAACACTTCAGTTAACGACGTAACAAACGAGCAACTTAAACTTAAAGCTGGCGAAGCAGATTACAAGGCTCCAACTGGTAGCGATGTAAAAGTTGCTTTTGAAATTACAACAAGACTAGCAGTTGATGGTTCTTTAAAAGTTAAAGTTTCAGTACAAAAAGGCGCAGAAACACCTCTAACAAAAGAATTATCTTTAACAGGTTTTAAAGCTGAACCTGCTGCTCAAAACGTTACTCAAGAACAAGTTAACACTGAAGCAGCTAAGATTACAGCTGTTGAATACAACGGTACCGAAACAAGTGCTAAAGATAAAGTGCTTCCATCACAAGTTGATGATGCCAAGTTAGTTGCTAAAGCAGGAGAACAAAACTATGTACTTCCTGTTGGTGGTAGCTGAGCAACAGAATTTGTGAAAACACCAGATGATGTAGCAGGTACTTTAAAAGTTAAAGTAAAAGTTACTAGCGGTACACTTTTTGCTGAATCAAAAGAAGTTACTTTAGATGGCTTCTTAACTAGCGCAAATAAAAAAGCAGCAGAAGTACAAGCTGAAGCAAACAAAATTACAGCTGTTGAATACTTAGGTGCTGGTGAAAAAGCAAAAGACAAAGTGCTTCCATCAGCAGTTACTGTTACAAAAACAAATTTCAAAGCAAAAGAAAATGACAAAGACTATGTTGTTCCAGCAGCTGTTGGGGAAAAAGTTTGATCATGAGACGTTGTTAAAGTTTCTGCTGAAGATGCAAAAGGAAAACTTACTGTTAAAGTAAAAGTTACTTTCGATGATGTGTCAAGAGAATCAAAAGATATTGTGTTAGAAGGCTTTTTAACTAGCGACCAAAAAGCTGTAAACGATGCTAAAACAGCAATTACAAGTGCTGATTACGCCGACAAAGCTTCAGTTTTACCCTCAACTGCAGATGTAACTAAATTTAGTGTTACTCAAGCTCCAGCAGCTGGAATTGCTGTTTCTTATGAAATTGTTGCTAACTCACAAAATGACGCTTCTGGTACTTTAAAAGTTAAAGCTACCTTAACCAAAGGTGATAAAACTGCAGTTACTGGTGAATTAGAAGTTAGTGGTTTCTTAACTACAGCTCAAGATGCAGCTGCTAAGAAAGCTAAGGCAGATGCTGAAGCAACTAGATTAGCTGCAACTAATGTTACATATTCAGGAAGTCTAACTTGAGCATCAGTTGATGAGTTTGTAGCAGCCTTTAACAATAGTGAAGCTTCAGGTCAAACATTAAGAGAAGCCTTCACATTTGCTGATGTTGCTGAAGGATACAGAGCAGTATTTAAAGATGGCGCTGTCAAAAAACAGACGATGAGTCTAAAGCAACTCTTAAATTTACAGTTAGCTTCAGTGGTCAAACTTCTGAAGAAAAAACTGTTGACTTTATGGTTCCTATCACTCAACCATCACAAGATTAATTACAACACTATTTTTTAA
- a CDS encoding lipoprotein 17-related variable surface protein produces the protein MKLKKFSFLLSATAATVAVPLVAVSCGKTATTEVTAQSELDKITAVVFTGTDQANTSVNNVTKEQLKLKTGEADYKAPTGSDVKVAFEITTRLAVDGSLKVKVSVQKGAEKPLTKELPLTGFKAEPAVQNVTQAEVDAEAAKITAVEYNGAEASAKEKVLPSQVADAKLVVKAGEQNYVLLVGGNWATEFVKTPDDAAGTLKVKVKVTSGTLFAESKEVTLNDFLTSANKKAAEVQAEANKITAVEYLGTGESAKDKVLPSAVTVTKTNFKAKENDKDYVVPAAVGEKVWSWDVVKVSANDAEGKLTVKVKVTFDGVSKDSKNFVLEGFLTAAAKKEAEVQAEANKITAVEYLGTDANAKDKVLPSAVTFINTNFKAKVNNNNYDLPTAVEGKAWSLDFVKVLANDAEGKLTVKVKVTFDGVSKEPTNTFELEGFLTTDQDNKNKADAEATRLAATQVSITGEETWADVNAFVAAYNNGEAAGQTLRGKFSFANKTPDYSVVFRTGATPSSTEAATKATLKFTVSYKGQASEETAVDFTVPITPAPSQG, from the coding sequence GTGAAACTCAAAAAATTCTCATTCTTATTGTCTGCTACTGCCGCAACAGTTGCAGTACCATTAGTTGCTGTTTCATGTGGTAAAACCGCAACAACAGAAGTTACAGCACAAAGCGAGCTCGACAAAATTACAGCAGTAGTTTTCACTGGAACAGATCAAGCTAACACTTCAGTAAACAATGTAACGAAAGAACAACTTAAACTTAAAACTGGCGAAGCAGATTACAAAGCTCCAACTGGTAGCGATGTAAAAGTTGCTTTTGAAATTACAACAAGATTAGCGGTTGATGGCTCTTTAAAAGTTAAGGTTTCAGTACAAAAAGGCGCAGAAAAACCTCTAACAAAAGAATTACCTTTAACAGGTTTTAAAGCTGAACCTGCAGTTCAAAACGTTACACAAGCAGAAGTTGACGCTGAAGCAGCTAAAATTACAGCTGTTGAATACAACGGTGCTGAAGCAAGTGCTAAAGAAAAAGTGCTTCCATCACAAGTTGCTGATGCTAAGTTAGTTGTTAAAGCAGGAGAACAAAACTATGTACTTCTTGTTGGCGGCAACTGAGCAACAGAATTTGTGAAAACACCAGATGATGCAGCAGGTACTTTAAAAGTTAAAGTAAAAGTTACTAGCGGTACACTTTTTGCTGAATCAAAAGAAGTTACTTTAAATGACTTCTTAACTAGCGCAAATAAAAAAGCAGCAGAAGTACAAGCTGAAGCAAACAAAATTACAGCTGTTGAATACTTAGGCACTGGCGAAAGTGCAAAAGACAAAGTACTTCCATCAGCAGTTACTGTTACAAAAACAAATTTCAAAGCAAAAGAAAATGACAAAGACTATGTTGTTCCAGCAGCTGTTGGGGAAAAAGTTTGATCATGAGACGTTGTTAAAGTTTCTGCTAATGATGCAGAAGGAAAACTTACTGTTAAAGTAAAAGTTACTTTCGATGGCGTGTCAAAAGATTCAAAAAACTTTGTATTAGAAGGTTTCTTAACTGCAGCAGCTAAAAAAGAAGCAGAAGTACAAGCTGAAGCAAACAAAATTACAGCTGTTGAATACTTAGGCACTGATGCAAACGCAAAAGACAAAGTGCTTCCATCAGCAGTTACTTTTATAAATACAAATTTTAAAGCGAAAGTAAATAACAATAACTACGATCTCCCAACAGCTGTTGAAGGAAAAGCTTGATCATTAGATTTTGTTAAAGTTCTTGCTAATGACGCAGAAGGAAAACTTACTGTTAAAGTAAAAGTTACTTTTGATGGCGTGTCAAAAGAACCAACAAATACTTTTGAATTGGAAGGTTTCTTAACTACAGATCAAGACAACAAAAACAAAGCAGATGCTGAAGCAACTAGATTAGCAGCAACACAAGTTTCAATTACAGGTGAAGAAACATGAGCAGATGTTAATGCATTTGTTGCTGCATACAATAATGGAGAAGCAGCAGGACAAACATTAAGAGGTAAATTCTCATTTGCAAACAAAACACCAGACTATTCTGTTGTATTTAGAACAGGAGCAACCCCTAGTTCAACAGAAGCTGCGACTAAAGCAACTCTTAAATTTACTGTTAGTTACAAAGGTCAAGCTTCTGAAGAAACAGCAGTTGACTTTACAGTTCCTATCACTCCAGCACCATCACAAGGTTAA
- a CDS encoding lipoprotein 17-related variable surface protein — translation MKLKKFSFLLSAASIVAAVPLLSAACAQVSDSEAVQVELNKITGAVFDGNEADKARILATNVVAGQIKLMAGDTEFKLKPESGLSLNLLLEGSNINGTLRVSVTVQKGDQKATTRQPLLITGFKKVAPLTNSQLKELLSGKLLTRTNFPNEEGASVKLTYATATPDTLPTELRALIASNDVAQRNQALAKLKLELTKSATQKALTEVFPSLGEPQYEVSGPANDPEGELKLKVTLKSENNFATEEMVVGNLQKLSDRNKIKANTEANELIALTPILQSESTWLNVADFITQYNSDEKLKQAFTFEKLPKNYQVEFIGQATPGKDNGTVSLKFVVKYQEQVSSENSVLFTVPLAKETDVQAQLDLIQYIDYEVNGTRTKALLPSNANNKNFVALTADKSAYKTPTSTWKIAFTALEPNNDLGTLKVKVTLTLGKISREKTIEVEGFNTLLNEEVDTKITSVHYPNKTNVLPSAVDRNKFQAQAGTNAYTPTSSDVTVSYVIIPGSDNDVAGTIKVKVILENTKTKKLLKKLLMLKVSRPHKTSLTTKWQILPAHKLVTKKIFCQVIFKNWTPKLSKLEYSLVIKFHWARKLLMQLFLTQ, via the coding sequence ATGAAATTAAAAAAATTTTCATTCTTATTATCAGCTGCTTCAATAGTTGCTGCTGTTCCTTTGCTCTCAGCTGCTTGTGCGCAAGTTAGCGATAGCGAAGCAGTACAAGTAGAACTAAATAAAATTACAGGTGCTGTATTTGACGGTAACGAAGCAGATAAAGCCAGAATTTTGGCTACCAACGTTGTGGCTGGGCAAATAAAATTAATGGCCGGGGATACCGAATTTAAACTTAAACCAGAAAGTGGTCTTAGTTTAAATTTACTCTTAGAGGGTTCAAATATTAATGGTACCTTACGCGTTAGCGTAACTGTGCAAAAAGGTGACCAGAAAGCTACTACTCGCCAACCTTTACTTATTACTGGGTTTAAAAAAGTTGCTCCTCTTACTAACTCGCAACTTAAAGAATTACTTAGTGGCAAACTTCTAACAAGAACCAATTTTCCTAATGAAGAAGGAGCAAGTGTCAAATTAACTTATGCCACTGCAACTCCTGATACATTACCAACTGAATTACGTGCTTTAATTGCAAGCAACGATGTTGCACAGCGAAATCAAGCTTTAGCTAAACTCAAATTAGAATTAACTAAAAGTGCTACCCAAAAGGCTTTAACTGAAGTGTTCCCTAGTTTAGGCGAACCACAGTATGAAGTAAGTGGTCCTGCTAATGATCCAGAAGGTGAATTAAAACTTAAAGTAACTTTAAAATCGGAAAACAATTTTGCCACAGAAGAAATGGTTGTTGGCAATTTGCAAAAATTAAGTGACCGCAACAAAATTAAAGCTAACACAGAAGCAAATGAATTAATTGCACTTACGCCTATACTTCAATCTGAATCAACATGACTAAATGTTGCTGATTTTATCACTCAATACAACAGTGATGAAAAACTTAAGCAAGCCTTTACTTTTGAAAAGTTACCAAAAAATTACCAAGTGGAATTTATTGGTCAAGCTACTCCTGGCAAAGACAATGGTACTGTGTCACTTAAATTTGTGGTTAAATATCAAGAACAAGTTTCAAGTGAAAATTCAGTACTCTTTACTGTGCCACTGGCAAAAGAAACCGATGTGCAAGCACAACTCGATTTAATTCAATATATCGATTATGAAGTAAATGGCACCAGAACTAAAGCACTTCTACCCTCAAATGCAAATAACAAAAACTTTGTTGCACTTACTGCAGACAAGAGTGCCTACAAAACACCAACTAGTACTTGAAAAATTGCCTTTACTGCTTTAGAACCAAATAATGACTTAGGAACACTTAAAGTAAAAGTAACTCTAACATTAGGTAAAATTTCGAGAGAAAAAACAATTGAAGTTGAAGGCTTTAATACACTCCTTAATGAAGAAGTAGACACTAAAATTACGAGTGTGCATTATCCTAACAAGACTAACGTTTTACCTTCTGCAGTTGACCGCAACAAATTTCAGGCACAAGCAGGAACAAATGCTTACACACCAACAAGTTCAGATGTAACCGTTAGTTATGTAATTATTCCTGGAAGTGATAATGATGTTGCCGGCACGATCAAAGTGAAAGTAATTCTCGAAAACACAAAAACTAAAAAATTGCTGAAAAAACTTTTGATGTTGAAGGTTTCCAGACCACACAAAACTTCCTTAACGACCAAGTGGCAAATATTACCAGCGCACAAGTTAGTGACAAAGAAAATATTTTGCCAAGTGATTTTCAAAAATTGGACGCCGAAACTCTCAAAACTAGAGTACAGCTTAGTTATCAAGTTCCACTGGGCGCGCAAGCTACTTATGCAGTTGTTCCTGACTCAGTAA
- a CDS encoding lipoprotein 17-related variable surface protein, translated as MKLKKFSFLLSATAATVAVPLVAVSCGKTATTEVTAKSQLDLIKKVAFTGENQATTDPTTVTVAQLQLQKEDGSKYEAPAGSNIEAHIKLKENNTGVNAETGKLTVIVSVRKGTSETPVTKELEVTGEFKKTSNPSPEAEVTAQSQLDLIKKVAFTGENQATTDPTTVTVAQLQLQKEDGSKYEAPAGSNIEAHIKLKANNTGVNAETGKLTVIVSVRKGTSETPVTKELEVTGEFKKSESR; from the coding sequence GTGAAACTCAAAAAATTCTCATTCTTATTGTCTGCTACTGCTGCAACAGTTGCAGTACCATTAGTTGCTGTTTCATGTGGTAAAACCGCAACAACAGAAGTTACAGCAAAAAGTCAATTAGACTTAATTAAGAAAGTAGCTTTCACTGGTGAGAATCAAGCAACAACAGATCCTACAACTGTTACCGTTGCACAACTTCAACTTCAAAAAGAAGATGGTAGCAAGTATGAAGCTCCAGCAGGCTCAAACATCGAAGCTCATATTAAACTTAAAGAAAACAATACTGGTGTAAATGCTGAAACTGGTAAACTTACAGTTATTGTTTCTGTAAGAAAAGGCACTTCAGAAACTCCAGTTACCAAAGAACTTGAAGTTACTGGAGAATTTAAGAAAACATCAAACCCATCTCCAGAAGCTGAAGTTACAGCACAAAGTCAATTAGACTTAATTAAGAAAGTAGCTTTCACTGGTGAGAATCAAGCAACAACAGATCCTACAACTGTTACCGTTGCACAACTTCAACTTCAAAAAGAAGATGGTAGCAAGTATGAAGCTCCAGCAGGCTCAAACATCGAAGCTCATATTAAACTTAAAGCAAACAATACTGGTGTAAATGCTGAAACTGGTAAACTTACAGTTATTGTTTCTGTAAGAAAAGGTACTTCAGAAACTCCAGTTACCAAAGAACTTGAAGTTACTGGAGAATTTAAGAAAAGCGAAAGCAGATAA
- a CDS encoding lipoprotein 17-related variable surface protein — MDAETLKTRVQLSYQVPLGAQATYAVVPDSVNDQTGQLKVAITLSKDGVQATSAPILITGFLTAAQDAVNKAIQHLTSAQIIYQNKTNVLPEDAQNSGFSLADNTVANDITPSFEIINGTAENQAGQLKVKVTLTKDGKSATSEPLTITEFLTTDQKAVNDAKAAITIVDYTDKASVLPLAADSTKFNVTQDPTQNPAAGITVSYEIVENSQNNDAGTLKVKVILTKNEKQAVTKEFEVSGFLTNDQKLVNEELAKISSANIDYPEKSNALPTDAVENNFRLSVQLADGVTPSYEIVSNSQQDALGTLKVKVILTKNEKQAVTEEFEVSGFLTSDQKLVNEELAKISSASIDYPEKSNTLPNDADENNFTLSAVQLADGVTPSYEIVDSSRKDGEGTLQVKVTLTKNGKTAVSDVLLITGFLTTDKKAVNDAKTAITSVDYTGKESVLPSEVTDSNLTFTVTQAPTDHEIDVSYRIVPSSQNDAEGTLKVQVTLTKNNESAVTGEFDVSGFLTSDKKLLNDELAKITSVDYRDKENVLPSNADVNNFTIQPTLTTDVTPTYEIVDGSKDDENGSLQVKVVLSKNNNSVTSQPFTVNGFKTSEPSEESIEVTPA, encoded by the coding sequence TTGGACGCCGAAACTCTCAAAACTAGAGTACAGCTTAGTTATCAAGTTCCACTGGGCGCGCAAGCTACTTATGCAGTTGTTCCTGACTCAGTAAATGATCAAACAGGTCAACTAAAAGTTGCTATTACTTTGAGTAAAGATGGTGTGCAAGCCACTTCAGCTCCAATTCTTATCACTGGCTTTTTAACTGCAGCGCAAGACGCAGTAAACAAAGCAATTCAACACCTCACTTCGGCACAAATTATTTATCAAAACAAAACTAACGTTTTACCTGAGGATGCACAAAATAGTGGTTTTAGCCTCGCAGATAACACAGTTGCTAATGACATTACACCAAGTTTTGAAATCATAAACGGTACAGCTGAAAATCAAGCAGGCCAACTAAAAGTTAAAGTCACTCTGACTAAAGACGGAAAAAGCGCAACCAGCGAGCCACTTACGATTACTGAGTTTCTTACTACTGACCAAAAAGCGGTAAATGATGCTAAAGCAGCAATTACAATTGTTGATTACACAGACAAAGCTTCAGTTTTACCATTAGCTGCAGATTCTACTAAATTTAACGTTACTCAAGATCCAACTCAAAATCCAGCTGCAGGAATCACTGTTTCTTATGAAATTGTTGAGAATTCACAAAATAATGATGCTGGTACTTTAAAAGTAAAAGTGATTTTAACAAAGAACGAGAAACAAGCAGTTACTAAGGAATTTGAAGTTAGCGGTTTCTTAACTAACGATCAAAAACTTGTTAATGAAGAACTTGCTAAAATTTCAAGCGCAAACATTGATTATCCTGAAAAGTCTAATGCTTTGCCAACTGATGCTGTTGAAAATAACTTTAGACTTTCAGTGCAACTTGCTGATGGTGTGACACCAAGTTATGAAATTGTTTCTAATTCACAACAAGATGCACTTGGTACTTTAAAAGTAAAAGTGATTTTAACAAAGAACGAGAAACAAGCAGTTACTGAGGAATTTGAAGTTAGCGGTTTCTTAACTAGTGATCAAAAACTTGTTAACGAAGAACTTGCTAAAATTTCAAGCGCAAGCATTGATTATCCTGAAAAGTCTAATACCTTGCCAAATGATGCTGATGAAAATAACTTTACACTTTCAGCAGTGCAGCTTGCTGATGGTGTGACACCAAGTTATGAAATTGTTGATAGTTCACGAAAAGATGGTGAAGGCACTTTACAAGTTAAAGTGACCTTAACTAAAAATGGCAAAACCGCTGTTTCTGATGTTTTACTAATTACTGGTTTTCTTACTACTGACAAAAAAGCTGTAAACGATGCTAAAACAGCAATTACAAGTGTTGATTACACAGGCAAAGAGTCAGTTTTACCATCAGAAGTAACAGATTCAAATTTAACTTTTACTGTTACTCAAGCTCCAACAGATCATGAAATCGATGTTTCTTACCGAATCGTTCCTAGCTCGCAAAATGATGCGGAAGGTACTCTAAAAGTTCAAGTTACATTAACCAAAAATAATGAAAGTGCAGTTACTGGTGAATTCGATGTTAGCGGTTTCTTAACTAGTGACAAAAAACTTCTTAACGATGAACTTGCTAAAATCACTAGTGTTGATTATCGCGACAAAGAAAATGTGTTGCCATCAAACGCGGATGTGAATAATTTCACAATTCAACCTACACTAACAACAGATGTGACTCCAACGTATGAAATTGTTGATGGTTCAAAAGATGATGAAAACGGTTCACTACAAGTGAAGGTTGTTCTATCTAAGAATAATAATTCCGTTACTTCTCAACCTTTCACGGTGAATGGTTTTAAAACTAGCGAACCATCTGAAGAAAGCATAGAAGTCACTCCAGCTTAG
- a CDS encoding lipoprotein 17-related variable surface protein — MKLKKFSFLLSATAATVAVPLVAVSCGKIATTEVTAKGEIDKITAVVFTGTDQANTSVNNVTKEQLKLKAGEADYKAPTGSDVKVVFEITTRLAVDGSLKVKVSVQKGAETPLTKELPLTGFKAEPAIQNVTQAEVDAEAAKITAVEYNGTEASVKDKVLPSQVDDAKLVVKAGEQGYVLPVGGSWATEFVKTPDDVAGTLKVKVKVTSGTLFAESKEVTLDGFLTSANKKAAEVQAEANKITNVEYLGTREKAKDKVLPSAVTVTKTNFKAKENDKDYVVPAAIGEKVWSWDVVKVSANDAEGKLTVKVTITFDGESKDSKDFVLEGFLTAAAKKDAEIQAEANKITAVEYLGTDANAKDKVLPSAVTFINTNFKAKVNNNNYDLPTAVEGKAWSLDFVKVLANDAEGKLTVKVKVTFDGVSKESTNTFELEGFLTTDQDNKNKADAEATRLAATQVSITGEETWADVNAFVAAYNNGEAAGQTLRGKFSFANKTPDYSVVFRTGATPSSTEAATKATLKFTVSYKGQASEETAVDFTVPITPAPSQG; from the coding sequence GTGAAACTCAAAAAATTCTCATTCTTATTGTCTGCTACTGCTGCAACAGTTGCAGTACCATTAGTTGCTGTTTCATGTGGTAAAATCGCAACAACAGAAGTTACAGCAAAAGGCGAGATCGACAAAATTACAGCAGTAGTTTTCACTGGAACAGATCAAGCTAACACTTCAGTAAACAATGTAACGAAAGAACAACTTAAACTTAAAGCTGGCGAAGCAGATTACAAAGCTCCAACTGGTAGCGATGTAAAAGTTGTTTTTGAAATTACAACAAGATTAGCAGTTGATGGTTCTTTAAAAGTTAAAGTTTCAGTACAAAAAGGTGCAGAAACACCTCTAACAAAAGAATTACCTTTAACAGGTTTTAAAGCTGAACCTGCTATTCAAAACGTTACACAAGCAGAAGTTGACGCTGAAGCAGCTAAAATTACAGCTGTTGAATACAACGGTACCGAAGCAAGTGTTAAAGATAAAGTGCTTCCATCACAAGTTGATGATGCCAAGTTAGTTGTTAAAGCGGGTGAACAAGGCTATGTACTTCCTGTTGGTGGTAGCTGAGCAACAGAATTTGTGAAAACACCAGATGATGTAGCAGGTACTTTAAAAGTTAAAGTAAAAGTTACTAGCGGTACACTTTTTGCTGAATCAAAAGAAGTTACTTTAGATGGCTTCTTAACTAGCGCAAATAAAAAAGCAGCAGAAGTACAAGCTGAAGCAAACAAAATTACAAATGTTGAATACTTAGGCACTCGTGAAAAAGCGAAAGACAAAGTACTTCCATCAGCAGTTACTGTTACAAAAACAAATTTCAAAGCAAAAGAAAATGACAAAGACTATGTTGTTCCAGCAGCTATTGGGGAAAAAGTTTGATCATGAGACGTTGTTAAAGTTTCTGCTAATGATGCAGAAGGAAAACTCACTGTTAAAGTAACAATTACTTTTGATGGTGAGTCAAAAGATTCGAAAGACTTTGTGTTAGAAGGTTTCTTAACTGCAGCAGCTAAAAAAGACGCAGAAATACAAGCTGAAGCAAACAAAATTACAGCTGTTGAATACTTAGGAACTGATGCAAACGCAAAAGACAAAGTGCTTCCATCAGCAGTTACTTTTATAAATACAAATTTTAAAGCGAAAGTAAATAACAATAACTACGATCTCCCAACAGCTGTTGAAGGAAAAGCTTGATCATTAGATTTTGTTAAAGTTCTTGCTAATGACGCAGAAGGAAAACTTACTGTTAAAGTAAAAGTTACTTTTGATGGCGTGTCAAAAGAATCAACAAATACTTTTGAATTGGAAGGTTTCTTAACTACAGATCAAGACAACAAAAACAAAGCAGATGCTGAAGCAACTAGATTAGCAGCAACACAAGTTTCAATTACAGGTGAAGAAACATGAGCAGATGTTAATGCATTTGTTGCTGCATACAATAATGGAGAAGCAGCAGGACAAACATTAAGAGGTAAATTCTCATTTGCAAACAAAACACCAGACTATTCTGTTGTATTTAGAACAGGAGCAACCCCTAGTTCAACAGAAGCTGCGACTAAAGCAACTCTTAAATTTACTGTTAGTTACAAAGGTCAAGCTTCTGAAGAAACAGCAGTTGACTTTACAGTTCCTATCACTCCAGCACCATCACAAGGTTAA